The following proteins come from a genomic window of Carcharodon carcharias isolate sCarCar2 chromosome 10, sCarCar2.pri, whole genome shotgun sequence:
- the LOC121283210 gene encoding LOW QUALITY PROTEIN: schlafen family member 9-like (The sequence of the model RefSeq protein was modified relative to this genomic sequence to represent the inferred CDS: substituted 4 bases at 4 genomic stop codons), with translation MKPAGSRGVPIFSRSWAVDIGLPKNQDVICDALLVGTKSTPLLYTIVRRESDDVFKYSKDTAFSIKKRLVNPGGYTGKQCIIPKILWYPNSESVKDDNTPTMRLDNVNKAKRKLEVRYPSAYGSLRSNDIKALLRALAIVLLSFRSFLSDQLGYEFLNLLTLEQFEILHSKHNIEKCKKLFVHGLPGTGKTIIARQLIERIINTFQCXXDEVLYICENNPLEKFMRQETNCTCVTRKKFMDFNYPMVKHIVIDEAQNFRLENGNXYIKAEEITTARKTHPNGPGVFWIFMDYFQTSHTSPNGLPRVELQDPREELTRGVRNARKIHEVVCLNMNKILESPNNKVKCEFLKRLCENANCGHSFPGEVEQGKMTQEIAKYIGAKIKHYLETGYSTKQIAILCSTEKKCSDYSYLLQCEFKRLKLDXRLVKADEILEINIPLDTVILDSVRRFSGLEKKIIFGIDPVPHYVQSELTANILVCLASRAMTRLHVLYDKLSRL, from the exons ATGAAACCTGCAGGAAGCCGGGGAGTTCCGATTTTctcaagaagctgggctgttGATATTGGTCTGCCAAAGAACCAGGATGTAATATGTGATGCACTGCTTGTGGGCACAAAGAGTACTCCACTATTGTACACCATTGTCAGACGGGAAAGTGATGACGTTTTCAAGTATTCAAAAGACACAGCGTTTTCCATTAAAAAAAGACTGGTGAATCCAGGTGGTTATACCGGAAAACAATGCATAATTCCCAAAATCCTTTGGTATCCCAACAGTGAGTCAGTCAAAGACGATAATACACCTACAATGCGATTGGACAATGTGAACAAGGCTAAGAGGAAGTTAGAAGTTCGGTATCCAAGTGCTTATGGCTCCTTAAGAAGTAATGATATCAAAGCGTTGCTGAGAGCGCTGGCTATTGTTCTATTGAGTTTCAGATCCTTTCTAAGTGACCAGCTTGGCTATGAATTTCTAAATCTGCTAACATTGGAGCAATTTGAGATTCTTCATTCAAAACACAATATTGAGAAATGCAAAAAACTCTTTGTGCACGGCCTTCCTGGAACTGGCAAAACAATTATAGCCAGGCAACTCATTGAAAGAATTATCAACACCTTCCAATGTTAATGAGATGAGGTTCTTTACATTTGTGAAAATAATCCATTGGAGAAATTTATGAG GCAAGAAACAAATTGCACCTGTGTTACAAGGAAGAAATTCATGGATTTCAATTACCCAATGGTGAAACATATTGTCATTGATGAGGCTCAAAACTTCCGCCTTGAGAATGGTAACTGATATATAAAGGCTGAAGAAATCACAACAGCCAGAAAAACACATCCTAATGGGCCAGGGGTCTTCTGGATTTTCATGGATTACTTCCAGACGTCCCATACTTCACCGAATGGATTGCCCAGGGTTGAACTCCAGGATCCACGAGAGGAATTGACAAGAGGAGTCCGGAATGCCAGGAAAATACACGAggttgtatgtttaaacatgaataaGATTCTTGAGTCACCAAATAACAAAGTCAAGTGTGAGTTTCTGAAAAGACTATGTGAAAATGCCAATTGTGGACATTCATTTCCTGGGGAGGTTGAGCAAGGTAAAATGACACAAGAGATAGCCAAATACATCGGGGCCAAAATAAAACATTACCTTGAGACAGGCTACTCAACAAAACAGATAGCTATTCTGTGCAGTACAGAGAAAAAATGCAGTGATTACAGTTACCTGCTGCAGTGTGAGTTCAAAAGACTGAAACTAGACTGACGTTTAGTAAAAGCAGATGAAATATTGGAGATTAATATTCCTTTGGACACCGTTATCCTGGACAGTGTACGCCGATTTTCAGGTTTAGAAAAGAAAATTATATTTGGCATTGACCCTGTACCTCATTATGTACAGAGTGAACTAACTGCTAATATATTAGTCTGCCTGGCCTCACGTGCTATGACAAGGCTTCATGTGTTATATGATAAATTAAGTAGGCTCTAG